Proteins from one Toxotes jaculatrix isolate fToxJac2 chromosome 13, fToxJac2.pri, whole genome shotgun sequence genomic window:
- the maneal gene encoding glycoprotein endo-alpha-1,2-mannosidase-like protein, protein MTRLRRKALVALFLFTLFIFGTMMGLRTLKPSDGFSDMAPGMDFIGERSDRRRLDVKDAVVVSPGQFHMGSSDTKVVFTKSDRDYSIFYDVHIFYYLWYGSPSIDNKYIHWDHVLVPHWDPKIAASHAQGRHTPPEDIASSFYPELGPYSSRDPKVLESHMAQIEAAAAGVLVLSWYPPGVADDHGEPTEDLVPAVMDAAHRHSIKVAFHIQPYKGRTDQSMHDNIKYITDKYGKHGAFYRFRSSTGRVLPLFYVYDSYLTPPESWAELLTAKGSHSIRGTPYDGIFVALIVEERHKHDILASGFDGMYTYFASNGFSFGSSHQNWKAIKAFCDANNLLFIPSVGPGYVDTAVRPWNNHNTRNRVNGRYYETSLQAALSVRPEIVTITSFNQWHEGTQIEKAVPKKTVTRLYLDYQPNQPNHYLELTRQWAENFNKEKDKWLM, encoded by the exons ATGACTCGGCTCCGCAGGAAGGCTCTCGTGGCGCTTTTCCTCTTCACGCTCTTTATTTTCGGGACCATGATGGGGCTCAGGACGCTGAAACCCAGCGACGGCTTCTCGGACATGGCCCCGGGGATGGACTTCATCGGGGAGAGATCCGACAGGAGGCGGCTGGATGTGAAAGACGCGGTGGTGGTGTCGCCAGGCCAGTTCCACATGGGCAGCAGCGACACTAAGGTGGTCTTCACCAAATCTGACCGAGATTACAGCATATTCTACGACGTTCACATATTCTACTACCTGTGGTACGGCTCTCCCAGCATAGACAACAAGTACATTCACTGGGATCATGTGTTGGTGCCACACTGGGACCCTAAGATTGCAGCCAGTCATGCTCAAGGAAGGCACACCCCTCCGGAAGACATTGCCTCAAGTTTTTACCCCGAGCTGGGACCCTACAGCTCCAGGGACCCCAAGGTGCTGGAGTCACACATGGCCCAGATAGAAGCGGCAGCAGCAG GGGTGCTGGTGTTGTCCTGGTATCCTCCCGGGGTGGCGGACGACCACGGGGAGCCCACCGAGGACCTGGTTCCTGCTGTCATGGACGCCGCCCACAGGCACAGCATCAAG GTGGCCTTTCACATACAGCCCTACAAAGGACGGACGGACCAGAGCATGCATGACAACATCAAATACATTACTGACAA gTATGGAAAACATGGCGCCTTCTACAGATTCCGGTCCAGTACAGGACGAGTCCTGCCTCTGTTTTATGTCTATGACTCCTACCTGACGCCGCCAGAGTCCTGGGCAGAGCTGCTGACCGCTAAGGGCTCCCACAGCATCAGAGGCACGCCTTACGATGGCATTTTCGTCGCCCTCATCGTTGAGGAGCGCCACAAACATGACATCCTAGCCAGCGGTTTTGATGGCATGTACACCTACTTTGCCTCCAACGGTTTCTCCTTTGGCTCGTCCCACCAGAACTGGAAAGCCATCAAGGCCTTCTGCGATGCAAACAATCTGCTGTTCATCCCCAGCGTTGGTCCAGGTTATGTGGACACTGCTGTTCGACCATGGAACAACCATAACACCAGGAACAGGGTGAATGGACGTTACTACGAGACGTCCCTGCAGGCAGCCCTGTCTGTCAGACCAGAAATTGTCACCATTACTTCCTTTAATCAATGGCATGAAGGAACGCAGATAGAGAAGGCTGTACCCAAGAAAACAGTGACCCGTTTGTACTTAGACTACCAACCCAACCAGCCTAATCACTACTTAGAGCTCACACGTCAGTGGGCCGAGAACTTCAACAAGGAGAAGGACAAATGGCTGATGTGA
- the sf3a3 gene encoding splicing factor 3A subunit 3, which produces METILEQQRRYHEEKERLMDAKTKEMLHKKSTLREQINSDHRTRAMLDRYMEVSANLRDSYEDKDGMRRDELAAISGPNEFAEFYNRLKQIKEFHRKHPNEISIPMSAEFEELMKARDNPSEEAQNLVEFTDEEGYGRYLDLHDCYLKYINLKGAEKLEYITYLSSFDQLFDIPKDRKNAEYKKYLEMLLEYLQDYTDRVKPLLDQNELYGKVLSDFEKKWENGTFPGWPKETSSALTHAGAHLDLSAFSSWEELASLGLDRLKSALMALGLKCGGTLEERAQRLFSTKGKSLESLDPSLFAKNPKAKGPKKDTERNKEIGFLEAQVYEYVEILGEQRQLTHENVQRKQARTGEEREEEEEEQLSESESEDEDNEIIYNPKNLPLGWDGKPIPYWLYKLHGLNINYNCEICGNYTYRGPKAFQRHFAEWRHAHGMRCLGIPNTAHFANVTQIEDAVSLWAKLKSQKASERWQPDTEEEYEDSSGNVVNKKTYEDLKRQGLL; this is translated from the exons ATGGAGACTATTTTAGAGCAACAGCGTCGCTATCACGAAGAGAAGGAGAGGCTAATGGATGCTAAAACGAAAGAAATGTTACACAAGAAGTCTACG CTGCGGGAACAGATTAACTCTGACCATCGAACAAGAGCAATGTTAGAT AGGTATATGGAAGTCAGCGCAAATCTCAGAGACTCTTATGAGGACAAAGATGG aaTGAGGAGGGATGAACTTGCCGCCATCTCAGGACCAAATGAGTTTGCAGAGTTCTacaacagactgaaacagataAAGGAGTTTCACAGGAAGCATCCAAATGAG ATTTCCATTCCCATGTCTGCAGAGTTTGAAGAGCTGATGAAGGCCAGAGATAACCCCAGCGAGGAGGCTCAGA ACCTGGTGGAGTTCACGGATGAGGAAGGATACGGCCGTTACCTCGATCTCCACGACTGCTACCTGAAGTACATCAACTTGAAGGGAGCTGAG AAACTTGAGTATATCACCTACCTGTCTTCGTTCGACCAGCTGTTTGACATCCCCAAGGACAGGAAAAATGCTGAATACAAAAA GTATTTGGAGATGCTGCTGGAATACCTGCAGGACTACACAGACAGAGTCAAACCTCTGTTGGACCAGAACGAGCTGTATGGCAAAGTGTTGTCAGACTTTGAGAAAAAGTGGGAGAATGGGACCTTTCCAGGCTGGCCT AAAGAGACAAGTAGCGCTTTGACACACGCTGGAGCTCACCTCGACCTTTCTGCCTTTTCTTCCTGGGAG gaGTTGGCCTCCTTGGGTCTGGACAGATTGAAGTCTGCTCTCATGGCTTTGGGACTCAAGTGTGGAGG GACACTGGAGGAGAGAGCTCAGAGACTCTTCAGCACTAAAGGCAAATCCCTGGAATCACTGGACCCTTCTCTGTTTGCCAAGAATCCCAAAGCCAAAGGCCCTAAAAA agacacagagcgtAACAAGGAAATTGGCTTCCTGGAGGCTCAAGTATACGAATATGTGGAGATCCTCGGG GAGCAGAGGCAGCTGACTCACGAGAACGTCCAGAGGAAGCAGGCCAGGACCGGAGAGGAgcgcgaggaggaggaggaagagcagctgAGCGAGAGCGAGAGCGAAGACGAAGACAACGAAATCATCTACAACCCCAAGAACCTGCCGCTGGGCTGGGACGGCAAG CCGATTCCATACTGGCTCTATAAACTCCACGGACTGAACATCAACTACAACTGTGAGATCTGTGGAAACTACACCTACAGAGGACCCAAAGCCTTCCAGAGACACTTTGCA GAATGGAGACACGCTCATGGTATGCGCTGCCTTGGAATCCCCAACACCGCTCACTTCGCCAACGTCACTCAGATCGAGGACGCCGTCTCTT TGTGGGCCAAGCTGAAGTCCCAGAAGGCTTCAGAGCGGTGGCAGCCAGACACAGAG gaAGAGTATGAGGACTCGAGTGGAAACGTGGTCAACAAGAAGACCTACGAGGATCTGAAGAGACAAGGCCTGCTGTAG